One Primulina huaijiensis isolate GDHJ02 chromosome 5, ASM1229523v2, whole genome shotgun sequence DNA segment encodes these proteins:
- the LOC140976341 gene encoding probable ADP-ribosylation factor GTPase-activating protein AGD14 isoform X6, which translates to MSTKREEEKNEKIIRGLMKLPPNRRCINCNSLGPQYVCTNFWTFVCTTCSGIHREFTHRVKSVSMAKFTSQEVEALQNGGNQRARELFLKAWDPQRQRLPDNSNVDKVREFIKNVYVQKKYTLEKPSDRPPKDPQSLRNHEDDTRRASSYHSYSQSPPYDFQYEERRYGKHAPALTRKPGSDRGLYEGKLSGFLSPSRFSDHTSDDRFANEGSNPRVSDYSISSGGDPFRSDALLPRSQREIESPSGEISREIPKHHAAIPNSDASNRNAGGISLHPQRTVSLGSVGSYDINSMSYKSGNSTGSLEVAFESEKVEIFQDNNSISPHPLQSSVSGNFNNVDLFGAPFAPQIVASPNPTVSNSQKQESTSAKFTDFFQRFPASVPIVDEPKPSQALQPSAGNLFAVPPEQQSAPSFNSKTSDVVMPNNAGWATFDRPQNILPMSTGNSTAAALPPSDGTLRESLNPFSLVQNSSVQEFVSHEPSVVGPTFWSEGAEGNPNITHLWNAFEDPAKLLPFHSMAKSGEYDAGHHALDIDKPLGFGVYEVALNNNGGNVGTSDGSEPPSSSLSLHFNNMAGVHPLATDTKPTNPFDLPYDSEIESGSTFWGMGCLQAALPNDPMPISYVGGVSPSWLPQNSGSLGFMAGQTPSTQIPTVPAQGPVASIGGNPFA; encoded by the exons ATGAGTACCAAGAGAGAAGAGGAAAAGAATGAAAAGATTATTAGGGGTCTGATGAAGCTCCCTCCGAATCGCCGATGCATTAATTGTAACAGCTtg GGTCCTCAATATGTGTGCACAAACTTCTGGACGTTTGTTTGTACGACATGCAGTGGAATACA TCGTGAGTTTACTCATCGTGTCAAGTCTGTTTCAATGGCTAAGTTTACTTCTCAGGAAGTGGAGGCTCTTCAAAATGGTGGTAATCAG CGTGCAAGGGAATTGTTTCTGAAGGCATGGGATCCACAGAGGCAGAGACTTCCAGATAATAG CAATGTTGATAAAGTTCGTGAGTTTATAAAGAATGTTTATGTCCAAAAAAAGTATACTCTGGAAAAGCCATCTGATAGGCCTCCTAAAGATCCACAG AGTTTAAGAAACCATGAAGATGACACAAGGCGTGCAAGTTCGTATCATTCGTATTCCCAAAGTCCACCATATGATTTTCAATATGAAGAACGGCGTTATGGGAAACATGCACCTGCTCTCACTAGAAAGCCCGGGTCAGATCGAGGCCTTTATGAGGGAAAACTCTCTGGTTTCCTTAGTCCTAGTCGTTTTAGCGATCACACAAGTGACGATAGGTTTGCAAATGAAGGTTCTAATCCCAGAGTTTCTGACTATTCTATTTCTAGTGGAGGTGATCCATTCAGATCTGATGCATTATTACCGAGATCTCAGCGAGAAATTGAGAGTCCAAGTGGTGAAATCTCAAGAGAAATCCCAAAGCATCATGCAGCTATACCTAATTCAGATGCTAGTAACAGAAATGCTGGAGGAATATCATTGCATCCACAG aGGACAGTATCTTTGGGAAGCGTTGGATCATATGATATCAATTCCATGTCTTACAAATCAGGCAATTCCACAGGATCGCTGGAAGTTGCTTTCGAATCCGAAAAAGTTGAAATATTCCAAGATAATAATTCAATCTCCCCTCATCCATTGCAATCTTCCGTGTCTGGAAACTTCAACAATGTGGACCTGTTCGGTGCTCCCTTTGCACCGCAGATTGTTGCTTCTCCAAACCCAACTGTTAGTAACTCTCAAAAGCAAGAGTCGACATCAGCTAAATTTACAGATTTCTTTCAACGTTTTCCTGCTTCAGTTCCAATTGTGGATGAGCCGAAACCATCACAAGCCCTTCAACCATCAGCAGGAAACTTGTTTGCTGTGCCACCTGAGCAACAATCAGCTCCATCTTTCAATTCAAAGACTTCTGATGTGGTAATGCCAAATAATGCAGGATGGGCGACATTTGATAGACCTCAGAACATACTGCCTATGAGTACAGGAAATTCTACTGCTGCTGCATTGCCACCTTCTGATGGAACACTTCGAGAAAGCCTCAACCCTTTTTCACTTGTTCAGAATTCTTCCGTTCAAGAATTTGTCAGTCATGAACCTTCGGTAGTGGGACCTACTTTTTGGTCAGAAGGTGCTGAAGGAAACCCAAATATAACACAT CTATGGAATGCATTTGAAGATCCTGCCAAACTTCTGCCATTCCACAGCATGGCAAAAAGTGGCGAATATGATGCAGGCCATCATGCTCTGGACATCGATAAACCCCTTGGCTTTGGTGTATATGAGGTT GCTTTGAATAATAATGGTGGAAATGTTGGGACTTCTGATGGCAGCGAACCTCCATCCTCTAGCTTATCATTGCACTTTAATAATATG GCTGGAGTGCATCCACTTGCAACTGATACGAAGCCTACCAATCCATTTGATCTTCCATATGATTCTGAAATCGAATCTGGCAGTACG TTTTGGGGGATGGGCTGTTTGCAGGCTGCATTGCCAAATGACCCAATGCCAATCTCCTATGTTGGTGGTGTGAGTCCGTCCTGGCTTCCCCAAAATTCAG GGTCTTTGGGATTTATGGCAGGTCAAACGCCAAGCACTCAAATACC GACTGTCCCTGCTCAAGGCCCTGTAGCATCTATCGGAGGCAATCCTTTTGCTTAG
- the LOC140976341 gene encoding probable ADP-ribosylation factor GTPase-activating protein AGD14 isoform X7, which translates to MSTKREEEKNEKIIRGLMKLPPNRRCINCNSLGPQYVCTNFWTFVCTTCSGIHREFTHRVKSVSMAKFTSQEVEALQNGGNQRARELFLKAWDPQRQRLPDNSNVDKVREFIKNVYVQKKYTLEKPSDRPPKDPQSLRNHEDDTRRASSYHSYSQSPPYDFQYEERRYGKHAPALTRKPGSDRGLYEGKLSGFLSPSRFSDHTSDDRFANEGSNPRVSDYSISSGGDPFRSDALLPRSQREIESPSGEISREIPKHHAAIPNSDASNRNAGGISLHPQRTVSLGSVGSYDINSMSYKSGNSTGSLEVAFESEKVEIFQDNNSISPHPLQSSVSGNFNNVDLFGAPFAPQIVASPNPTVSNSQKQESTSAKFTDFFQRFPASVPIVDEPKPSQALQPSAGNLFAVPPEQQSAPSFNSKTSDVVMPNNAGWATFDRPQNILPMSTGNSTAAALPPSDGTLRESLNPFSLVQNSSVQEFVSHEPSVVGPTFWSEGAEGNPNITHLWNAFEDPAKLLPFHSMAKSGEYDAGHHALDIDKPLGFGVYEAGVHPLATDTKPTNPFDLPYDSEIESGSTFWGMGCLQAALPNDPMPISYVGGVSPSWLPQNSGASYVLGGVTFDSPSGSLGFMAGQTPSTQIPTVPAQGPVASIGGNPFA; encoded by the exons ATGAGTACCAAGAGAGAAGAGGAAAAGAATGAAAAGATTATTAGGGGTCTGATGAAGCTCCCTCCGAATCGCCGATGCATTAATTGTAACAGCTtg GGTCCTCAATATGTGTGCACAAACTTCTGGACGTTTGTTTGTACGACATGCAGTGGAATACA TCGTGAGTTTACTCATCGTGTCAAGTCTGTTTCAATGGCTAAGTTTACTTCTCAGGAAGTGGAGGCTCTTCAAAATGGTGGTAATCAG CGTGCAAGGGAATTGTTTCTGAAGGCATGGGATCCACAGAGGCAGAGACTTCCAGATAATAG CAATGTTGATAAAGTTCGTGAGTTTATAAAGAATGTTTATGTCCAAAAAAAGTATACTCTGGAAAAGCCATCTGATAGGCCTCCTAAAGATCCACAG AGTTTAAGAAACCATGAAGATGACACAAGGCGTGCAAGTTCGTATCATTCGTATTCCCAAAGTCCACCATATGATTTTCAATATGAAGAACGGCGTTATGGGAAACATGCACCTGCTCTCACTAGAAAGCCCGGGTCAGATCGAGGCCTTTATGAGGGAAAACTCTCTGGTTTCCTTAGTCCTAGTCGTTTTAGCGATCACACAAGTGACGATAGGTTTGCAAATGAAGGTTCTAATCCCAGAGTTTCTGACTATTCTATTTCTAGTGGAGGTGATCCATTCAGATCTGATGCATTATTACCGAGATCTCAGCGAGAAATTGAGAGTCCAAGTGGTGAAATCTCAAGAGAAATCCCAAAGCATCATGCAGCTATACCTAATTCAGATGCTAGTAACAGAAATGCTGGAGGAATATCATTGCATCCACAG aGGACAGTATCTTTGGGAAGCGTTGGATCATATGATATCAATTCCATGTCTTACAAATCAGGCAATTCCACAGGATCGCTGGAAGTTGCTTTCGAATCCGAAAAAGTTGAAATATTCCAAGATAATAATTCAATCTCCCCTCATCCATTGCAATCTTCCGTGTCTGGAAACTTCAACAATGTGGACCTGTTCGGTGCTCCCTTTGCACCGCAGATTGTTGCTTCTCCAAACCCAACTGTTAGTAACTCTCAAAAGCAAGAGTCGACATCAGCTAAATTTACAGATTTCTTTCAACGTTTTCCTGCTTCAGTTCCAATTGTGGATGAGCCGAAACCATCACAAGCCCTTCAACCATCAGCAGGAAACTTGTTTGCTGTGCCACCTGAGCAACAATCAGCTCCATCTTTCAATTCAAAGACTTCTGATGTGGTAATGCCAAATAATGCAGGATGGGCGACATTTGATAGACCTCAGAACATACTGCCTATGAGTACAGGAAATTCTACTGCTGCTGCATTGCCACCTTCTGATGGAACACTTCGAGAAAGCCTCAACCCTTTTTCACTTGTTCAGAATTCTTCCGTTCAAGAATTTGTCAGTCATGAACCTTCGGTAGTGGGACCTACTTTTTGGTCAGAAGGTGCTGAAGGAAACCCAAATATAACACAT CTATGGAATGCATTTGAAGATCCTGCCAAACTTCTGCCATTCCACAGCATGGCAAAAAGTGGCGAATATGATGCAGGCCATCATGCTCTGGACATCGATAAACCCCTTGGCTTTGGTGTATATGAG GCTGGAGTGCATCCACTTGCAACTGATACGAAGCCTACCAATCCATTTGATCTTCCATATGATTCTGAAATCGAATCTGGCAGTACG TTTTGGGGGATGGGCTGTTTGCAGGCTGCATTGCCAAATGACCCAATGCCAATCTCCTATGTTGGTGGTGTGAGTCCGTCCTGGCTTCCCCAAAATTCAGGTGCATCCTATGTACTTGGCGGAGTTACATTTGATTCGCCAAGTG GGTCTTTGGGATTTATGGCAGGTCAAACGCCAAGCACTCAAATACC GACTGTCCCTGCTCAAGGCCCTGTAGCATCTATCGGAGGCAATCCTTTTGCTTAG
- the LOC140976341 gene encoding probable ADP-ribosylation factor GTPase-activating protein AGD14 isoform X4, giving the protein MSTKREEEKNEKIIRGLMKLPPNRRCINCNSLGPQYVCTNFWTFVCTTCSGIHREFTHRVKSVSMAKFTSQEVEALQNGGNQRARELFLKAWDPQRQRLPDNSNVDKVREFIKNVYVQKKYTLEKPSDRPPKDPQSLRNHEDDTRRASSYHSYSQSPPYDFQYEERRYGKHAPALTRKPGSDRGLYEGKLSGFLSPSRFSDHTSDDRFANEGSNPRVSDYSISSGGDPFRSDALLPRSQREIESPSGEISREIPKHHAAIPNSDASNRNAGGISLHPQRTVSLGSVGSYDINSMSYKSGNSTGSLEVAFESEKVEIFQDNNSISPHPLQSSVSGNFNNVDLFGAPFAPQIVASPNPTVSNSQKQESTSAKFTDFFQRFPASVPIVDEPKPSQALQPSAGNLFAVPPEQQSAPSFNSKTSDVVMPNNAGWATFDRPQNILPMSTGNSTAAALPPSDGTLRESLNPFSLVQNSSVQEFVSHEPSVVGPTFWSEGAEGNPNITHLWNAFEDPAKLLPFHSMAKSGEYDAGHHALDIDKPLGFGVYEALNNNGGNVGTSDGSEPPSSSLSLHFNNMAGVHPLATDTKPTNPFDLPYDSEIESGSTFWGMGCLQAALPNDPMPISYVGGVSPSWLPQNSGASYVLGGVTFDSPSGSLGFMAGQTPSTQIPTVPAQGPVASIGGNPFA; this is encoded by the exons ATGAGTACCAAGAGAGAAGAGGAAAAGAATGAAAAGATTATTAGGGGTCTGATGAAGCTCCCTCCGAATCGCCGATGCATTAATTGTAACAGCTtg GGTCCTCAATATGTGTGCACAAACTTCTGGACGTTTGTTTGTACGACATGCAGTGGAATACA TCGTGAGTTTACTCATCGTGTCAAGTCTGTTTCAATGGCTAAGTTTACTTCTCAGGAAGTGGAGGCTCTTCAAAATGGTGGTAATCAG CGTGCAAGGGAATTGTTTCTGAAGGCATGGGATCCACAGAGGCAGAGACTTCCAGATAATAG CAATGTTGATAAAGTTCGTGAGTTTATAAAGAATGTTTATGTCCAAAAAAAGTATACTCTGGAAAAGCCATCTGATAGGCCTCCTAAAGATCCACAG AGTTTAAGAAACCATGAAGATGACACAAGGCGTGCAAGTTCGTATCATTCGTATTCCCAAAGTCCACCATATGATTTTCAATATGAAGAACGGCGTTATGGGAAACATGCACCTGCTCTCACTAGAAAGCCCGGGTCAGATCGAGGCCTTTATGAGGGAAAACTCTCTGGTTTCCTTAGTCCTAGTCGTTTTAGCGATCACACAAGTGACGATAGGTTTGCAAATGAAGGTTCTAATCCCAGAGTTTCTGACTATTCTATTTCTAGTGGAGGTGATCCATTCAGATCTGATGCATTATTACCGAGATCTCAGCGAGAAATTGAGAGTCCAAGTGGTGAAATCTCAAGAGAAATCCCAAAGCATCATGCAGCTATACCTAATTCAGATGCTAGTAACAGAAATGCTGGAGGAATATCATTGCATCCACAG aGGACAGTATCTTTGGGAAGCGTTGGATCATATGATATCAATTCCATGTCTTACAAATCAGGCAATTCCACAGGATCGCTGGAAGTTGCTTTCGAATCCGAAAAAGTTGAAATATTCCAAGATAATAATTCAATCTCCCCTCATCCATTGCAATCTTCCGTGTCTGGAAACTTCAACAATGTGGACCTGTTCGGTGCTCCCTTTGCACCGCAGATTGTTGCTTCTCCAAACCCAACTGTTAGTAACTCTCAAAAGCAAGAGTCGACATCAGCTAAATTTACAGATTTCTTTCAACGTTTTCCTGCTTCAGTTCCAATTGTGGATGAGCCGAAACCATCACAAGCCCTTCAACCATCAGCAGGAAACTTGTTTGCTGTGCCACCTGAGCAACAATCAGCTCCATCTTTCAATTCAAAGACTTCTGATGTGGTAATGCCAAATAATGCAGGATGGGCGACATTTGATAGACCTCAGAACATACTGCCTATGAGTACAGGAAATTCTACTGCTGCTGCATTGCCACCTTCTGATGGAACACTTCGAGAAAGCCTCAACCCTTTTTCACTTGTTCAGAATTCTTCCGTTCAAGAATTTGTCAGTCATGAACCTTCGGTAGTGGGACCTACTTTTTGGTCAGAAGGTGCTGAAGGAAACCCAAATATAACACAT CTATGGAATGCATTTGAAGATCCTGCCAAACTTCTGCCATTCCACAGCATGGCAAAAAGTGGCGAATATGATGCAGGCCATCATGCTCTGGACATCGATAAACCCCTTGGCTTTGGTGTATATGAG GCTTTGAATAATAATGGTGGAAATGTTGGGACTTCTGATGGCAGCGAACCTCCATCCTCTAGCTTATCATTGCACTTTAATAATATG GCTGGAGTGCATCCACTTGCAACTGATACGAAGCCTACCAATCCATTTGATCTTCCATATGATTCTGAAATCGAATCTGGCAGTACG TTTTGGGGGATGGGCTGTTTGCAGGCTGCATTGCCAAATGACCCAATGCCAATCTCCTATGTTGGTGGTGTGAGTCCGTCCTGGCTTCCCCAAAATTCAGGTGCATCCTATGTACTTGGCGGAGTTACATTTGATTCGCCAAGTG GGTCTTTGGGATTTATGGCAGGTCAAACGCCAAGCACTCAAATACC GACTGTCCCTGCTCAAGGCCCTGTAGCATCTATCGGAGGCAATCCTTTTGCTTAG
- the LOC140976341 gene encoding probable ADP-ribosylation factor GTPase-activating protein AGD14 isoform X3 codes for MSTKREEEKNEKIIRGLMKLPPNRRCINCNSLGPQYVCTNFWTFVCTTCSGIHREFTHRVKSVSMAKFTSQEVEALQNGGNQRARELFLKAWDPQRQRLPDNSNVDKVREFIKNVYVQKKYTLEKPSDRPPKDPQSLRNHEDDTRRASSYHSYSQSPPYDFQYEERRYGKHAPALTRKPGSDRGLYEGKLSGFLSPSRFSDHTSDDRFANEGSNPRVSDYSISSGGDPFRSDALLPRSQREIESPSGEISREIPKHHAAIPNSDASNRNAGGISLHPQRTVSLGSVGSYDINSMSYKSGNSTGSLEVAFESEKVEIFQDNNSISPHPLQSSVSGNFNNVDLFGAPFAPQIVASPNPTVSNSQKQESTSAKFTDFFQRFPASVPIVDEPKPSQALQPSAGNLFAVPPEQQSAPSFNSKTSDVVMPNNAGWATFDRPQNILPMSTGNSTAAALPPSDGTLRESLNPFSLVQNSSVQEFVSHEPSVVGPTFWSEGAEGNPNITHLWNAFEDPAKLLPFHSMAKSGEYDAGHHALDIDKPLGFGVYEVALNNNGGNVGTSDGSEPPSSSLSLHFNNMAGVHPLATDTKPTNPFDLPYDSEIESGSTFWGMGCLQAALPNDPMPISYVGGVSPSWLPQNSGASYVLGGVTFDSPSGSLGFMAGQTPSTQIPTVPAQGPVASIGGNPFA; via the exons ATGAGTACCAAGAGAGAAGAGGAAAAGAATGAAAAGATTATTAGGGGTCTGATGAAGCTCCCTCCGAATCGCCGATGCATTAATTGTAACAGCTtg GGTCCTCAATATGTGTGCACAAACTTCTGGACGTTTGTTTGTACGACATGCAGTGGAATACA TCGTGAGTTTACTCATCGTGTCAAGTCTGTTTCAATGGCTAAGTTTACTTCTCAGGAAGTGGAGGCTCTTCAAAATGGTGGTAATCAG CGTGCAAGGGAATTGTTTCTGAAGGCATGGGATCCACAGAGGCAGAGACTTCCAGATAATAG CAATGTTGATAAAGTTCGTGAGTTTATAAAGAATGTTTATGTCCAAAAAAAGTATACTCTGGAAAAGCCATCTGATAGGCCTCCTAAAGATCCACAG AGTTTAAGAAACCATGAAGATGACACAAGGCGTGCAAGTTCGTATCATTCGTATTCCCAAAGTCCACCATATGATTTTCAATATGAAGAACGGCGTTATGGGAAACATGCACCTGCTCTCACTAGAAAGCCCGGGTCAGATCGAGGCCTTTATGAGGGAAAACTCTCTGGTTTCCTTAGTCCTAGTCGTTTTAGCGATCACACAAGTGACGATAGGTTTGCAAATGAAGGTTCTAATCCCAGAGTTTCTGACTATTCTATTTCTAGTGGAGGTGATCCATTCAGATCTGATGCATTATTACCGAGATCTCAGCGAGAAATTGAGAGTCCAAGTGGTGAAATCTCAAGAGAAATCCCAAAGCATCATGCAGCTATACCTAATTCAGATGCTAGTAACAGAAATGCTGGAGGAATATCATTGCATCCACAG aGGACAGTATCTTTGGGAAGCGTTGGATCATATGATATCAATTCCATGTCTTACAAATCAGGCAATTCCACAGGATCGCTGGAAGTTGCTTTCGAATCCGAAAAAGTTGAAATATTCCAAGATAATAATTCAATCTCCCCTCATCCATTGCAATCTTCCGTGTCTGGAAACTTCAACAATGTGGACCTGTTCGGTGCTCCCTTTGCACCGCAGATTGTTGCTTCTCCAAACCCAACTGTTAGTAACTCTCAAAAGCAAGAGTCGACATCAGCTAAATTTACAGATTTCTTTCAACGTTTTCCTGCTTCAGTTCCAATTGTGGATGAGCCGAAACCATCACAAGCCCTTCAACCATCAGCAGGAAACTTGTTTGCTGTGCCACCTGAGCAACAATCAGCTCCATCTTTCAATTCAAAGACTTCTGATGTGGTAATGCCAAATAATGCAGGATGGGCGACATTTGATAGACCTCAGAACATACTGCCTATGAGTACAGGAAATTCTACTGCTGCTGCATTGCCACCTTCTGATGGAACACTTCGAGAAAGCCTCAACCCTTTTTCACTTGTTCAGAATTCTTCCGTTCAAGAATTTGTCAGTCATGAACCTTCGGTAGTGGGACCTACTTTTTGGTCAGAAGGTGCTGAAGGAAACCCAAATATAACACAT CTATGGAATGCATTTGAAGATCCTGCCAAACTTCTGCCATTCCACAGCATGGCAAAAAGTGGCGAATATGATGCAGGCCATCATGCTCTGGACATCGATAAACCCCTTGGCTTTGGTGTATATGAGGTT GCTTTGAATAATAATGGTGGAAATGTTGGGACTTCTGATGGCAGCGAACCTCCATCCTCTAGCTTATCATTGCACTTTAATAATATG GCTGGAGTGCATCCACTTGCAACTGATACGAAGCCTACCAATCCATTTGATCTTCCATATGATTCTGAAATCGAATCTGGCAGTACG TTTTGGGGGATGGGCTGTTTGCAGGCTGCATTGCCAAATGACCCAATGCCAATCTCCTATGTTGGTGGTGTGAGTCCGTCCTGGCTTCCCCAAAATTCAGGTGCATCCTATGTACTTGGCGGAGTTACATTTGATTCGCCAAGTG GGTCTTTGGGATTTATGGCAGGTCAAACGCCAAGCACTCAAATACC GACTGTCCCTGCTCAAGGCCCTGTAGCATCTATCGGAGGCAATCCTTTTGCTTAG
- the LOC140976341 gene encoding probable ADP-ribosylation factor GTPase-activating protein AGD14 isoform X2 — MSTKREEEKNEKIIRGLMKLPPNRRCINCNSLGPQYVCTNFWTFVCTTCSGIHREFTHRVKSVSMAKFTSQEVEALQNGGNQRARELFLKAWDPQRQRLPDNSNVDKVREFIKNVYVQKKYTLEKPSDRPPKDPQSLRNHEDDTRRASSYHSYSQSPPYDFQYEERRYGKHAPALTRKPGSDRGLYEGKLSGFLSPSRFSDHTSDDRFANEGSNPRVSDYSISSGGDPFRSDALLPRSQREIESPSGEISREIPKHHAAIPNSDASNRNAGGISLHPQRTVSLGSVGSYDINSMSYKSGNSTGSLEVAFESEKVEIFQDNNSISPHPLQSSVSGNFNNVDLFGAPFAPQIVASPNPTVSNSQKQESTSAKFTDFFQRFPASVPIVDEPKPSQALQPSAGNLFAVPPEQQSAPSFNSKTSDVVMPNNAGWATFDRPQNILPMSTGNSTAAALPPSDGTLRESLNPFSLVQNSSVQEFVSHEPSVVGPTFWSEGAEGNPNITHLWNAFEDPAKLLPFHSMAKSGEYDAGHHALDIDKPLGFGVYEALNNNGGNVGTSDGSEPPSSSLSLHFNNMVLHDSCMAPAVAGVHPLATDTKPTNPFDLPYDSEIESGSTFWGMGCLQAALPNDPMPISYVGGVSPSWLPQNSGASYVLGGVTFDSPSGSLGFMAGQTPSTQIPTVPAQGPVASIGGNPFA, encoded by the exons ATGAGTACCAAGAGAGAAGAGGAAAAGAATGAAAAGATTATTAGGGGTCTGATGAAGCTCCCTCCGAATCGCCGATGCATTAATTGTAACAGCTtg GGTCCTCAATATGTGTGCACAAACTTCTGGACGTTTGTTTGTACGACATGCAGTGGAATACA TCGTGAGTTTACTCATCGTGTCAAGTCTGTTTCAATGGCTAAGTTTACTTCTCAGGAAGTGGAGGCTCTTCAAAATGGTGGTAATCAG CGTGCAAGGGAATTGTTTCTGAAGGCATGGGATCCACAGAGGCAGAGACTTCCAGATAATAG CAATGTTGATAAAGTTCGTGAGTTTATAAAGAATGTTTATGTCCAAAAAAAGTATACTCTGGAAAAGCCATCTGATAGGCCTCCTAAAGATCCACAG AGTTTAAGAAACCATGAAGATGACACAAGGCGTGCAAGTTCGTATCATTCGTATTCCCAAAGTCCACCATATGATTTTCAATATGAAGAACGGCGTTATGGGAAACATGCACCTGCTCTCACTAGAAAGCCCGGGTCAGATCGAGGCCTTTATGAGGGAAAACTCTCTGGTTTCCTTAGTCCTAGTCGTTTTAGCGATCACACAAGTGACGATAGGTTTGCAAATGAAGGTTCTAATCCCAGAGTTTCTGACTATTCTATTTCTAGTGGAGGTGATCCATTCAGATCTGATGCATTATTACCGAGATCTCAGCGAGAAATTGAGAGTCCAAGTGGTGAAATCTCAAGAGAAATCCCAAAGCATCATGCAGCTATACCTAATTCAGATGCTAGTAACAGAAATGCTGGAGGAATATCATTGCATCCACAG aGGACAGTATCTTTGGGAAGCGTTGGATCATATGATATCAATTCCATGTCTTACAAATCAGGCAATTCCACAGGATCGCTGGAAGTTGCTTTCGAATCCGAAAAAGTTGAAATATTCCAAGATAATAATTCAATCTCCCCTCATCCATTGCAATCTTCCGTGTCTGGAAACTTCAACAATGTGGACCTGTTCGGTGCTCCCTTTGCACCGCAGATTGTTGCTTCTCCAAACCCAACTGTTAGTAACTCTCAAAAGCAAGAGTCGACATCAGCTAAATTTACAGATTTCTTTCAACGTTTTCCTGCTTCAGTTCCAATTGTGGATGAGCCGAAACCATCACAAGCCCTTCAACCATCAGCAGGAAACTTGTTTGCTGTGCCACCTGAGCAACAATCAGCTCCATCTTTCAATTCAAAGACTTCTGATGTGGTAATGCCAAATAATGCAGGATGGGCGACATTTGATAGACCTCAGAACATACTGCCTATGAGTACAGGAAATTCTACTGCTGCTGCATTGCCACCTTCTGATGGAACACTTCGAGAAAGCCTCAACCCTTTTTCACTTGTTCAGAATTCTTCCGTTCAAGAATTTGTCAGTCATGAACCTTCGGTAGTGGGACCTACTTTTTGGTCAGAAGGTGCTGAAGGAAACCCAAATATAACACAT CTATGGAATGCATTTGAAGATCCTGCCAAACTTCTGCCATTCCACAGCATGGCAAAAAGTGGCGAATATGATGCAGGCCATCATGCTCTGGACATCGATAAACCCCTTGGCTTTGGTGTATATGAG GCTTTGAATAATAATGGTGGAAATGTTGGGACTTCTGATGGCAGCGAACCTCCATCCTCTAGCTTATCATTGCACTTTAATAATATGGTATTGCATGATTCCTGCATGGCTCCTGCAGTG GCTGGAGTGCATCCACTTGCAACTGATACGAAGCCTACCAATCCATTTGATCTTCCATATGATTCTGAAATCGAATCTGGCAGTACG TTTTGGGGGATGGGCTGTTTGCAGGCTGCATTGCCAAATGACCCAATGCCAATCTCCTATGTTGGTGGTGTGAGTCCGTCCTGGCTTCCCCAAAATTCAGGTGCATCCTATGTACTTGGCGGAGTTACATTTGATTCGCCAAGTG GGTCTTTGGGATTTATGGCAGGTCAAACGCCAAGCACTCAAATACC GACTGTCCCTGCTCAAGGCCCTGTAGCATCTATCGGAGGCAATCCTTTTGCTTAG